A genome region from Brooklawnia propionicigenes includes the following:
- a CDS encoding type I restriction endonuclease subunit R has translation MAVAESDLEDWVLEMLAGHGWQTLHGPEIAPGMPGAERSDYREVVLVEQLRGAIIELNPELPSDAVEDAIKTAIRPESAVIQTENWRAYQLLIFGVPVEYRDAEGVLRNARAQLVDWANPLANNLLAVNQFTIQGPKKDRRPDVVLFVNGLPLGLLELKKPGEENATLAGAYAQIQTYKAQIPDLFTWNQGVVLSDGILARMGTLTAPANHFQTWKTVDGQSLAPKYRPEIEVMVEGYLRPEVFLDWVHNFIAFTGDGEKATKIGAKYHQYWAVTKAVAETIEAVEGDGRAGIVWHTQGSGKSFEMAWYAGKLMRHPAMDNPTLVVLTDRNDLDNQLFEETFAATRPGAPLPEVPVQVESRQDLKDLLTGRQSGGIVFSTIQKFGLSKDEREAGIQFPVLSERTNIVVMVDEAHRSNYDFIDGFARHLRDGLPNATFIGFTGTPIEVKDRSTTAVFGDVIDTYDLTQAVEDGATVKVLYEARLAKVRLPGGAFDDIDDAFADAVSGTEEEAQERLKSRWSRVEAIVGADERLDELARDILAHWEARHELMPQSKCMVVTMSRRIAVALHDKFKALRPDWYDPDDTKGRMKVVMTGSATDPESWQEHIRNKAQMRALKARASDPDDPLEMVIVRDMWLTGFDSPAMTTMYVDKPMRGVSLMQAITRVNRTFKDKPAGLIVDYIGIAEDLKEALADYTKRDQDNGQVGADIEKTAIPEMLKEHDIVVSILAGFGWRPLLADKGPKAFLHAVMDCVEWLLDQEHVEDALEGVETTDEEKKPLTTKQRFVEHTKRLRSFFSLVPATPEATRIRDDVAYFDTVRAAIAKIENAGRGATDTAAELDTAIRQIVSENMTGTGVVDIYAEAGIANPDISLIDDAFVKKITQSDRPNVQMEALKRLLNAEIKAIAKRNIVKGREFSDMLNESLLRYQNRSLDTAAVVAELVRLAQALTAERNRGQQTGLSDNELAFYDALRTNESAVEALQDDVMKQIAHELTEIVRRDAKTDWAVKEQVRAKLRSTIRRLLLRHGYPPDKAPAATELILKQAEVLGSSESR, from the coding sequence ATGGCTGTCGCGGAGTCCGACTTGGAGGACTGGGTATTGGAGATGCTGGCCGGCCACGGTTGGCAGACGCTCCACGGCCCTGAGATCGCGCCGGGAATGCCCGGCGCAGAACGCTCGGACTACCGCGAGGTCGTGCTTGTGGAACAGCTGCGGGGCGCGATCATCGAGCTCAATCCCGAGCTCCCCTCGGATGCTGTCGAGGATGCCATCAAGACGGCGATCCGTCCCGAATCGGCTGTCATCCAAACCGAGAACTGGCGCGCCTACCAGTTGTTGATCTTCGGCGTACCGGTCGAATACCGCGACGCCGAGGGCGTCCTACGAAATGCGCGGGCGCAACTCGTGGATTGGGCGAACCCACTCGCGAACAATCTACTAGCGGTTAACCAGTTCACCATTCAGGGGCCAAAGAAAGACCGGCGTCCGGACGTGGTGCTGTTCGTGAACGGCCTGCCTCTCGGGTTGCTGGAGTTGAAGAAGCCGGGTGAGGAGAACGCCACCCTCGCCGGAGCATACGCACAGATCCAGACCTACAAGGCTCAGATTCCCGACCTGTTCACGTGGAATCAGGGCGTAGTGCTCTCGGATGGCATCTTGGCCCGGATGGGCACGCTCACGGCCCCTGCGAACCATTTCCAGACGTGGAAGACCGTCGACGGCCAGTCGTTGGCGCCGAAGTACCGGCCCGAGATCGAGGTGATGGTCGAGGGCTACCTACGCCCTGAGGTGTTCCTGGACTGGGTGCACAATTTCATCGCGTTCACCGGTGACGGCGAGAAGGCCACCAAGATCGGCGCGAAGTACCACCAGTACTGGGCCGTCACCAAAGCGGTCGCAGAGACGATCGAGGCGGTCGAGGGCGATGGCCGTGCCGGGATCGTGTGGCACACGCAGGGTTCGGGCAAGTCGTTCGAGATGGCCTGGTATGCGGGCAAACTGATGCGGCACCCGGCGATGGACAACCCGACGCTGGTGGTGCTGACCGACCGCAACGATCTGGACAATCAACTGTTCGAGGAGACCTTCGCAGCGACCAGGCCCGGCGCACCTTTGCCGGAGGTGCCGGTGCAGGTCGAGTCCCGGCAGGACTTGAAGGACCTCCTCACCGGTCGCCAATCGGGCGGCATCGTGTTCTCCACGATCCAGAAGTTCGGACTGTCCAAGGACGAACGCGAGGCCGGCATCCAGTTCCCCGTCTTGTCGGAACGCACCAACATTGTCGTGATGGTGGACGAGGCCCACCGCTCGAACTACGACTTCATCGACGGGTTCGCCCGACACCTGCGCGACGGCCTACCGAACGCCACCTTCATCGGCTTCACCGGTACACCCATCGAGGTGAAGGACCGGTCCACGACGGCGGTGTTCGGTGATGTCATCGACACCTACGACCTCACTCAGGCGGTCGAGGATGGTGCCACGGTCAAGGTGCTGTACGAGGCCCGCCTGGCGAAGGTGCGCCTGCCCGGAGGAGCATTCGACGACATCGACGACGCGTTCGCTGACGCCGTCTCGGGTACTGAGGAGGAAGCCCAGGAGCGGCTGAAGTCGCGCTGGTCACGGGTCGAGGCTATCGTCGGCGCAGACGAGCGGCTGGACGAGTTGGCCCGCGACATTCTGGCCCACTGGGAGGCCCGTCACGAGCTGATGCCGCAGTCCAAGTGCATGGTCGTCACGATGTCGCGGCGGATCGCGGTCGCCCTGCACGACAAGTTCAAGGCGCTGCGTCCCGACTGGTACGACCCGGACGACACCAAGGGCCGGATGAAGGTCGTCATGACGGGGTCGGCGACCGATCCCGAGTCCTGGCAGGAACACATCCGGAACAAAGCGCAGATGCGGGCGTTGAAGGCGCGAGCTTCCGACCCCGACGATCCCCTGGAGATGGTCATCGTCCGGGACATGTGGTTGACCGGGTTCGACTCGCCCGCGATGACGACCATGTATGTCGACAAGCCGATGCGCGGTGTGTCGTTGATGCAGGCCATCACCCGGGTGAACCGCACGTTCAAGGACAAACCCGCCGGGCTGATCGTGGACTACATCGGTATCGCTGAAGACCTGAAAGAGGCGCTTGCCGACTACACCAAACGTGACCAGGACAACGGCCAGGTCGGTGCCGACATCGAGAAAACGGCCATCCCGGAGATGCTCAAGGAACACGACATCGTAGTCTCGATCCTGGCCGGCTTCGGCTGGCGGCCCCTGCTGGCAGACAAGGGCCCTAAGGCGTTCCTCCATGCCGTCATGGATTGTGTGGAGTGGCTGCTTGACCAAGAACACGTCGAAGACGCCTTGGAAGGTGTCGAAACCACCGACGAGGAGAAGAAGCCCCTGACGACCAAGCAGCGCTTCGTGGAGCACACCAAGCGACTGCGGTCGTTCTTCTCGCTCGTCCCGGCCACCCCAGAGGCGACCCGCATCCGCGACGACGTTGCCTACTTCGACACCGTCCGCGCCGCGATCGCCAAGATCGAGAACGCGGGGCGCGGCGCCACCGACACCGCCGCGGAACTCGACACCGCCATCCGACAGATCGTGTCGGAGAACATGACCGGCACTGGCGTGGTGGACATCTACGCGGAAGCAGGGATCGCGAACCCCGACATCTCGCTGATCGATGATGCCTTCGTCAAGAAGATCACCCAATCCGACCGCCCCAACGTTCAGATGGAAGCCCTGAAACGACTGCTCAACGCCGAGATCAAGGCCATCGCCAAACGCAACATCGTCAAGGGCCGCGAATTCTCCGACATGCTCAACGAATCCCTGCTCCGCTACCAGAACCGCAGCCTCGACACCGCCGCCGTCGTGGCAGAGCTCGTCCGGCTCGCGCAAGCGTTAACCGCTGAACGCAACCGTGGGCAGCAGACCGGACTATCCGACAACGAACTCGCCTTCTACGACGCCCTGCGAACCAACGAATCCGCGGTCGAAGCACTACAGGACGACGTCATGAAACAGATCGCCCACGAACTCACCGAGATCGTCCGCCGCGACGCCAAGACCGACTGGGCGGTCAAGGAGCAAGTGCGCGCCAAGCTACGTTCGACGATCAGACGGCTGCTGCTCAGGCATGGCTACCCGCCGGACAAGGCCCCCGCGGCAACCGAGCTCATTCTCAAACAAGCCGAGGTCCTCGGCTCCTCGGAGTCGAGATGA
- a CDS encoding restriction endonuclease subunit S: MWSIVDSWPALTLRDLCAKGRCDIKTGPFGTMLKAAEYVSEGVPLISTGEIGHGEFRISSSTPRVGEATLERLPQFRLREGDVVFARKGGVERNCYVSSTEDGWFLGSDALRIRVGEDVCGRFLAYHVASPFIRRWLVQQAGGSTMASLNQEILERIPVSLPPSDEQRRIADVLGAFDDLIRTDRRLAEQLDALRRTWVSGALAASSVTTSLNEVASFVNGRNFTNGADGTGRPVIRTPEVRSGPGGNTVWSSVAVADDGRIARVGDILFVWSGSLMVNRWIYTDGLVNQHVFKVIPNQVPDWYVFALIEAQLPWFVSLAKDKATTMGHIQRANLDVPMTGLNPDTIARLGPAIEPIWSAALELRLEAQELARQRDELLPLLMSGRVRVSEVEGVA; the protein is encoded by the coding sequence ATGTGGTCAATCGTGGATAGTTGGCCGGCGTTGACGCTACGAGACCTGTGCGCCAAGGGGAGATGTGACATCAAGACCGGCCCTTTCGGCACGATGCTGAAGGCAGCGGAGTACGTATCGGAAGGCGTCCCGTTGATTTCGACAGGGGAGATAGGCCACGGGGAGTTCCGAATCTCCTCGAGCACCCCTCGAGTTGGTGAAGCGACCCTTGAGAGACTACCCCAGTTTCGACTACGTGAAGGAGACGTGGTCTTCGCTCGCAAGGGTGGTGTTGAACGGAACTGCTACGTGTCTTCGACAGAGGACGGTTGGTTTCTCGGATCCGATGCCCTTCGCATCCGGGTTGGTGAAGACGTTTGCGGTCGGTTCCTTGCGTACCATGTGGCAAGCCCCTTCATCCGTCGTTGGCTTGTTCAGCAGGCAGGCGGCTCGACGATGGCATCGCTCAATCAGGAGATTCTTGAACGCATTCCAGTGTCCCTTCCCCCTAGTGACGAGCAACGGCGCATCGCGGATGTACTCGGGGCCTTCGATGACCTCATCAGGACGGATCGACGGCTGGCGGAGCAGCTGGACGCCCTACGCAGGACTTGGGTCTCTGGTGCCCTCGCCGCATCGTCAGTCACTACTAGCCTTAACGAGGTCGCCTCGTTCGTGAACGGACGCAACTTCACCAACGGCGCTGATGGCACTGGCCGGCCCGTGATCAGGACCCCCGAGGTTCGTTCTGGACCAGGTGGAAACACTGTCTGGAGTTCGGTTGCCGTCGCCGATGACGGCCGAATTGCCCGCGTCGGAGACATCCTGTTCGTTTGGTCTGGTTCCTTGATGGTCAACCGCTGGATCTACACGGACGGACTGGTCAACCAGCATGTCTTCAAGGTGATCCCCAACCAGGTGCCAGACTGGTACGTTTTCGCCCTCATTGAGGCACAGTTGCCCTGGTTCGTCAGTCTGGCGAAGGACAAGGCGACGACGATGGGCCACATCCAGCGTGCGAATCTCGATGTACCAATGACAGGGCTTAATCCGGACACCATCGCCCGCCTCGGCCCTGCCATCGAACCGATCTGGTCGGCCGCACTAGAGCTCCGCCTCGAAGCACAGGAGCTGGCTCGTCAACGTGACGAGCTTCTTCCGCTGCTGATGTCGGGCCGGGTGCGAGTGTCTGAGGTGGAGGGGGTGGCCTGA
- a CDS encoding type I restriction-modification system subunit M, giving the protein MAPRGTKTAPLGLEDALWAAANQLRSNMDAAEYKHVVLGLLFLKYVSDKFEYRRTELEALVQDETSDYFMPTAAARQMVLDDRDEYTAAGVFWVPEGHRWSDLRKAAKQPNIGSRIDAAMEAIEKENPSLKGVLPKNFNRRELTPSTLAGLIDTFSRDDLAAAEHQGTDVLGRVYEYFLAQFASNEGKNGGEFYTPRSVVSLLVEMLQPFNGRVYDPCCGSGGMFVQAEHFVTAHGGARNDISVFGQEQNPTTWRLAKMNLAIRGIEANLGPEWGDSFHDDKHPDLRADFILANPPFNISNWGGERLTDDKRWKYGTPPPSNANYAWLQHMLHHLSPTGTMGVVLANGSLTVNSSGQGDIRRKMIEDDVVECIVALPSQLFYSVQIPVSLWFLTKDKTARKVGSERPQRNRKGEVLFIDARDMGYMESRTHRNLASEDVARIADAYNAWRGTPDLQPYEDVPGFCASAEICQVADARYALSPGRYVGAALEEDDGVSTEERIGGLVAGIRADLTRRSEIHEKIERALDTLDVVNRG; this is encoded by the coding sequence ATGGCACCTCGCGGTACGAAGACCGCTCCCCTCGGCTTGGAGGACGCCCTCTGGGCTGCCGCCAACCAGCTCCGCTCAAACATGGATGCAGCCGAGTACAAACACGTGGTCTTGGGGCTGCTGTTCCTGAAGTACGTCTCGGACAAGTTCGAATACCGCCGAACAGAGCTCGAAGCACTTGTACAAGACGAAACGAGCGACTACTTCATGCCCACCGCCGCCGCCCGACAGATGGTCCTGGACGACCGAGACGAGTACACCGCCGCAGGCGTGTTCTGGGTCCCCGAAGGCCACCGTTGGAGCGACCTCCGCAAGGCCGCGAAACAGCCCAACATCGGCTCCCGGATCGACGCCGCGATGGAGGCCATCGAGAAGGAGAACCCATCCCTGAAGGGCGTACTCCCAAAGAACTTCAACCGCCGCGAACTCACCCCCAGCACGCTCGCGGGCCTGATCGACACCTTCTCCCGCGACGACCTCGCCGCAGCCGAACACCAAGGAACCGACGTCCTCGGACGCGTCTACGAATACTTCCTCGCCCAGTTCGCCTCCAACGAAGGCAAGAACGGCGGCGAGTTCTACACGCCCCGCTCAGTGGTCTCGCTGCTGGTCGAGATGCTCCAACCCTTCAACGGACGCGTCTACGACCCCTGCTGCGGCTCAGGCGGCATGTTCGTCCAAGCCGAACACTTCGTCACCGCCCACGGCGGCGCACGCAACGACATCTCCGTATTCGGCCAAGAACAGAACCCCACCACCTGGCGGCTCGCGAAGATGAACCTCGCCATCCGAGGCATCGAAGCCAACCTCGGCCCGGAATGGGGCGACTCATTCCACGACGACAAACACCCCGACCTACGCGCAGACTTCATCCTCGCCAACCCACCATTCAACATCTCCAACTGGGGCGGCGAACGCCTCACCGATGACAAGCGCTGGAAATACGGAACCCCACCACCCAGCAACGCCAACTACGCCTGGCTACAGCACATGCTCCATCACCTGTCTCCCACAGGGACGATGGGCGTGGTACTGGCCAACGGCTCGCTCACGGTCAACTCGTCCGGACAGGGAGACATTCGCCGCAAGATGATCGAGGACGACGTCGTGGAGTGCATCGTCGCATTGCCCTCGCAGCTGTTCTACTCCGTGCAAATTCCCGTATCGCTGTGGTTCCTCACCAAGGACAAGACCGCACGCAAGGTGGGGTCTGAACGACCACAGCGGAACCGCAAGGGCGAGGTGCTGTTCATCGACGCTCGCGACATGGGCTACATGGAATCACGCACCCACCGCAACCTCGCGTCCGAGGACGTGGCGCGAATCGCTGACGCGTACAACGCATGGCGTGGCACTCCGGACCTTCAGCCCTATGAGGATGTGCCCGGCTTCTGCGCTTCTGCCGAGATCTGCCAGGTCGCGGACGCGCGCTACGCCCTCAGCCCGGGGCGCTACGTCGGCGCAGCACTGGAGGAGGACGACGGTGTGTCAACTGAGGAGAGGATCGGTGGGCTAGTCGCCGGGATTCGCGCCGACCTGACACGACGTTCAGAGATACACGAGAAGATTGAACGCGCCTTAGACACACTGGATGTGGTCAATCGTGGATAG
- the mobC gene encoding plasmid mobilization relaxosome protein MobC encodes MVEPGGLRRLSRRRARNVTGGRPFRHEVKVSEAEEAQLVVLAARHRVTIPRLLVMSTLERSDEITAADKRELLTELLVIHRLLGNVANNVNQIAKVANSTRELPPQTDAVLSAAWSTLHRIDGQIERFGLS; translated from the coding sequence ATGGTGGAACCGGGCGGTCTACGACGGCTGTCTCGCCGGCGGGCACGCAACGTGACCGGCGGGCGTCCGTTCAGGCATGAGGTGAAGGTTTCCGAGGCCGAGGAGGCGCAGCTGGTGGTTCTTGCGGCCCGGCACCGAGTGACGATCCCGCGGTTGTTGGTGATGTCGACGTTGGAGCGTTCGGACGAGATCACGGCGGCGGATAAGCGTGAGCTGCTGACGGAGTTGTTGGTGATTCATCGTTTGCTGGGGAACGTGGCGAACAATGTCAACCAGATCGCTAAGGTGGCGAACTCGACACGGGAGTTGCCGCCGCAAACCGACGCGGTGCTGTCCGCGGCCTGGTCGACACTGCACAGGATTGACGGTCAGATCGAACGGTTTGGTCTATCGTGA
- a CDS encoding relaxase/mobilization nuclease domain-containing protein → MIPNVRRGQDMVRLIKYLVGPGKRNEHTDPHLVAGSSWQMAWHSDAELSYADATAMGNDLEAPTRAFDVEVPRGHVWHCSLSLDAAEGRLADDEWAEIAEQFMTRMGFVTDDLEQPSLRWVAIRHGVSSNGNDHIHLAVNLVHEDGSVADVFRDWKRAQSACRELEAQHGLRQVGMNGCSCIGYKPGEIEAEARRRARAAHARAHEAGREQRTWGEIPKAERHAIVAHYTPAEAVRWMLARQVRAASTAAADEGEFVRRVRRQGLLIRPRFARGTQDVVVGYRVAARPRYGERPIWFGGGHLAHDLTLPRLREAWPDTPQTSLAASAEWRAAWRGIRVAEPGRETREPAPGLPQKLTADLDAMRAQLHAIPPNDLAGWGRAAGQVSGALSAWSVATEPAPGPLAQAADAIARSAELRRPPLPRPDRVSGMSSIAGLILAGVGKGRKTQEMLTRTLLLRQLLALGRAVAEAHQAVGELRRAEQINRVLNTRLAPMLQQLEASMPRAHGTDRVPAPSDQQSVVAAAFSRPAGSVTPPSLPAPPTPARRPDRTTPAGAER, encoded by the coding sequence GTGATCCCGAACGTGCGGCGTGGCCAGGACATGGTCCGGCTCATCAAGTACCTGGTGGGCCCGGGGAAACGCAATGAGCATACGGATCCGCATTTGGTGGCGGGCAGTTCGTGGCAGATGGCCTGGCACAGCGACGCGGAGCTTTCGTATGCGGACGCGACCGCGATGGGCAACGATCTGGAGGCTCCCACCAGGGCGTTCGATGTCGAGGTGCCGCGTGGGCATGTGTGGCATTGCTCGTTGTCGCTGGATGCTGCCGAGGGACGGCTGGCTGATGATGAATGGGCCGAGATCGCCGAGCAGTTCATGACCCGCATGGGGTTTGTCACCGATGACCTGGAGCAGCCGTCGTTGCGGTGGGTGGCGATCCGTCACGGGGTGTCGAGCAACGGCAACGACCATATTCATCTGGCGGTCAACTTGGTGCATGAGGACGGGTCGGTGGCCGATGTGTTTCGGGATTGGAAGCGTGCCCAGTCGGCGTGCCGCGAGCTTGAGGCGCAGCATGGCCTGCGACAGGTGGGCATGAACGGATGCTCGTGCATCGGATACAAGCCCGGCGAGATCGAGGCCGAGGCCCGCCGTAGGGCCCGTGCCGCGCACGCGCGAGCACACGAGGCCGGACGAGAGCAGCGCACCTGGGGCGAGATCCCGAAGGCTGAACGGCACGCGATCGTCGCGCATTACACGCCGGCCGAGGCGGTGCGGTGGATGCTGGCCCGGCAGGTGCGGGCGGCCAGCACGGCGGCGGCTGATGAGGGGGAGTTCGTCCGCCGGGTTCGCCGGCAGGGTTTGTTGATCAGGCCGCGGTTCGCGCGGGGTACTCAGGATGTGGTGGTCGGCTATCGGGTGGCGGCGCGTCCTCGGTACGGGGAGCGTCCGATCTGGTTCGGCGGTGGCCACCTCGCCCATGATCTGACGCTGCCCAGGTTGCGGGAGGCGTGGCCGGACACACCCCAAACCAGCTTGGCGGCATCGGCGGAATGGCGTGCCGCATGGCGTGGTATCCGGGTCGCAGAGCCGGGACGCGAAACTCGCGAACCCGCACCCGGCCTGCCGCAGAAGCTGACCGCCGATCTGGACGCCATGCGCGCACAGCTGCACGCGATTCCACCCAATGACCTGGCCGGGTGGGGGCGAGCAGCGGGGCAGGTGTCGGGCGCGCTGTCGGCGTGGTCAGTGGCCACCGAACCCGCCCCCGGTCCGTTGGCGCAGGCCGCGGACGCGATCGCCCGCTCGGCCGAACTGCGTCGCCCGCCGCTGCCGCGACCGGACCGGGTGTCCGGGATGTCGTCGATCGCCGGGCTGATTCTGGCCGGGGTCGGGAAGGGACGCAAGACCCAGGAGATGCTCACCCGGACGCTCCTGTTGCGGCAGTTGCTCGCTCTCGGTAGGGCGGTCGCGGAGGCGCACCAGGCGGTCGGGGAGCTGCGCCGGGCTGAGCAGATCAACCGCGTCTTGAACACCCGGCTGGCGCCGATGCTGCAGCAGTTGGAGGCATCCATGCCGCGAGCGCACGGCACCGATCGGGTGCCGGCGCCAAGTGATCAGCAGTCGGTGGTGGCTGCTGCGTTCAGCCGGCCTGCAGGGTCGGTGACCCCACCGAGCCTGCCCGCACCACCGACGCCGGCGCGGCGTCCTGACCGCACGACCCCGGCCGGCGCCGAGCGATAA
- a CDS encoding SDH family Clp fold serine proteinase: MPSWGELLADINDQAQAHGGLVNLDDMRGAHLRRVQECTDNDVVLYATDFLGSAGGIQTAINLQDLQGFMEVMRGLKGPGLDLILHTPGGQAEATERIVRYIRSKFSTLRVIVPFAAMSAGTMWAMAADEIIMGKHSQLGPIDPQVTLGNSLQMPAGALIEQFKGAIDECAQSPERITGWLPTLQQYPPGLLNFCESATQLSKKLVTEWLGQYMLKDNSDEAERAAEWLANDKEHLSHSRPITREQLIDHGIRVTALEDNQDLQDAVLSVFHMATHTFTMSTAVKIIENHMGRRYVQHGGQMVLQQVPQGIPPQGAPPQGLLGELQPRP, translated from the coding sequence GTGCCTTCATGGGGCGAGCTGCTCGCGGACATCAACGACCAGGCACAAGCCCATGGGGGTCTTGTCAACCTCGATGACATGAGGGGCGCCCACCTGCGTCGTGTACAGGAATGTACAGACAATGATGTCGTTCTGTACGCCACCGATTTCCTTGGTAGTGCAGGCGGCATTCAAACCGCCATCAATCTTCAAGATCTACAGGGTTTCATGGAGGTCATGCGAGGGCTCAAAGGGCCCGGACTCGACCTAATTCTGCACACTCCCGGTGGGCAGGCTGAAGCGACAGAGCGTATTGTTCGGTACATCCGCTCGAAGTTCAGCACCTTGCGAGTAATTGTCCCGTTCGCGGCAATGTCGGCAGGGACGATGTGGGCAATGGCTGCAGACGAAATCATCATGGGGAAGCACTCACAGCTTGGCCCCATTGATCCCCAGGTTACGTTGGGCAACAGCCTCCAGATGCCTGCGGGGGCTCTCATTGAGCAATTTAAGGGCGCGATTGACGAATGCGCCCAAAGCCCAGAGAGAATAACCGGTTGGTTGCCGACGCTCCAACAGTATCCACCCGGTTTGCTCAATTTTTGCGAATCGGCGACGCAGCTGTCCAAGAAATTGGTTACGGAGTGGCTCGGACAGTACATGCTGAAAGACAATTCGGATGAAGCGGAGCGGGCTGCGGAATGGTTGGCGAACGACAAGGAGCACCTGTCGCACAGTCGTCCGATCACCCGTGAACAACTCATTGATCACGGGATTCGTGTTACTGCGCTTGAGGATAACCAAGACCTTCAAGACGCTGTATTGTCGGTATTCCACATGGCGACCCACACTTTCACGATGTCCACGGCCGTGAAGATCATCGAGAATCACATGGGACGCAGGTACGTTCAGCATGGCGGCCAAATGGTTCTTCAGCAGGTACCGCAAGGCATACCCCCCCAAGGAGCCCCACCACAAGGACTTCTCGGGGAGCTGCAACCACGGCCGTGA
- a CDS encoding transposase: MEKELEDACIKLAAVVSGLQGKSATAMLRGIVGREDDPAVLAGLAQGKLRSRLDELTDALTGRVNDHHRFMIDFRLRRIQQATADIDALDREVDALMEAEGWTSARDLLVSIPGIGPRGAEELIAEIGVDMNVFPTPAALASWAGVAPGSYQSAGTNKRVATPPGNHYIKRTLGIAAIAAVRKKGSFLNIRFKRLTARLGYSRALVVTERSMITSIWHKFTTGEFYYDLGDTYYARPANAASVRRKIRDLDTAGYTVTPAA; the protein is encoded by the coding sequence TTGGAGAAGGAGTTGGAGGACGCCTGTATCAAGTTGGCTGCTGTGGTGTCGGGCCTGCAGGGCAAGTCCGCGACCGCAATGTTGAGGGGGATCGTGGGTCGAGAAGACGATCCCGCCGTGTTGGCTGGTCTCGCCCAAGGCAAGCTGCGGTCCCGTCTGGATGAGTTGACCGACGCCCTCACCGGCCGGGTTAACGATCACCACAGGTTCATGATCGACTTCCGGCTCCGACGGATCCAGCAGGCCACCGCCGACATCGACGCCCTCGATCGTGAGGTCGATGCGTTGATGGAGGCCGAAGGGTGGACCAGCGCCCGCGACCTGCTGGTCAGCATTCCCGGGATCGGTCCTCGAGGTGCTGAGGAACTCATCGCCGAGATCGGCGTCGACATGAACGTGTTCCCCACACCCGCAGCACTCGCCTCGTGGGCAGGGGTGGCTCCGGGCAGCTACCAGTCTGCCGGGACCAACAAGCGGGTTGCGACTCCTCCGGGTAACCACTACATCAAACGCACCCTGGGGATCGCGGCGATAGCTGCTGTTCGGAAGAAGGGGTCCTTCCTGAACATCAGGTTCAAGCGGCTGACTGCTCGACTCGGCTACTCCAGGGCCTTGGTGGTGACCGAGCGCTCCATGATCACCAGCATCTGGCACAAGTTCACAACCGGCGAGTTCTACTACGATCTAGGTGATACCTACTACGCCCGACCCGCCAATGCCGCCAGCGTGCGCCGCAAGATCCGAGACCTCGACACCGCCGGCTACACCGTTACACCCGCCGCCTAA